One Saccharomyces kudriavzevii IFO 1802 strain IFO1802 genome assembly, chromosome: 4 genomic region harbors:
- the YPQ2 gene encoding Ypq2p (similar to Saccharomyces cerevisiae YDR352W; ancestral locus Anc_5.408): protein MSCLNSIWPTVSNLSGSLSFFTSVISLFPQIIETYRDKTVDGLSPYFLLAWLCGDITSLIGAKLTGQLLFQIFLAIYFLVNDSFVCGQYYYYGVLHENKLATIGHEPKPLLPELAENGELLREEEDIINGGSPRGSRRRSAITVALAIAHTISTSSAYPLKSSSTQTQLGPPSDSLPGHCKTSELGTILSWMGASFYVGARIPQLIKNYNRKSTDGLSPFLFATTLLCNITYNMSIFTSCQFLTSQNKTEFVMNELPFIFGSAGTIAFDLMYFYQYYVLYATDMQLRELERELYEPEEANVEQPVTERTSLLSGETQT from the coding sequence ATGTCGTGTTTGAACAGCATATGGCCTACCGTATCCAATCTGAGTGGGTCGTTATCTTTCTTCACCTCTGTTATATCGTTGTTCCCACAAATCATTGAGACTTATCGAGATAAAACTGTCGATGGGTTATCACCATACTTTTTATTGGCGTGGCTATGTGGGGATATCACTTCATTGATAGGGGCAAAGCTGACCGGGCAGTTGTTATTTCAGATATTTCTAgcaatttattttttggtgAACGATTCGTTCGTATGCGGCCAATACTACTATTACGGTGTGTTGCATGAAAATAAACTTGCAACAATCGGACATGAGCCTAAACCACTCCTTCCTGAATTGGCAGAAAACGGAGAGCTTCTGCGAGAGGAGGAAGACATTATAAATGGCGGCAGTCCTCGAGGGAGTAGAAGAAGGTCTGCGATTACGGTAGCATTGGCGATAGCTCATACTATAAGCACATCTAGTGCCTATCCTCTGAAGTCAAGTTCTACCCAAACCCAGCTGGGGCCACCTAGCGATAGCTTGCCTGGCCACTGCAAGACCAGCGAACTAGGTACAATTTTGTCCTGGATGGGCGCTTCTTTCTATGTCGGAGCACGCATTCCACAGTTAATCAAGAATTACAATAGAAAGTCCACAGATGGGTTGTCTCCCTTCCTCTTTGCTACGACATTACTCTGCAATATCACGTATAACATGAGTATTTTTACAAGTTGCCAGTTTTTAACCAGCCAGAATAAAACAGAATTTGTTATGAACGAGTTGCCTTTTATCTTCGGAAGCGCTGGGACAATCGCATTTGATCTGATGTACTTCTATCAATACTACGTGCTTTATGCAACTGATATGCAATTACGAGAACTAGAAAGAGAGCTATACGAGCCCGAAGAAGCCAACGTGGAGCAACCGGTGACTGAACGTACGTCTCTGTTGTCTGGTGAAACACAAACGTAG
- the TRR1 gene encoding thioredoxin-disulfide reductase TRR1 (similar to Saccharomyces cerevisiae TRR1 (YDR353W) and TRR2 (YHR106W); ancestral locus Anc_5.411): MVHNKVTIIGSGPAAHTAAIYLARAEVKPTLYEGMMANGIAAGGQLTTTTEIENFPGFPEGLTGGELMDRMREQSTKFGTEIITETISKVDLSSKPFKLWTEFNEDADPVTTDAIILATGASAKRMHLPGEETYWQKGISACAVCDGAVPIFRNKPLAVVGGGDSACEEAQFLTKYGSKVFMLVRKDHLRASTIMQRRAEQNEKIEILYNTVTLEAKGDGKLLNALRIKNTQKNDESDLPVNGLFYAIGHSPATKIVANQVDVDEAGYIKTVPGSSLTSVPGFFAAGDVQDSKYRQAITSAGSGCMAALDAERYLTSLE; encoded by the coding sequence ATGGTTCACAACAAAGTTACTATCATTGGTTCCGGCCCAGCTGCCCACACCGCCGCCATCTACTTGGCCAGAGCAGAAGTCAAGCCAACCTTGTATGAAGGCATGATGGCCAACGGTATTGCTGCTGGTGGCCAATTGACTACCACTACcgaaattgaaaactttccAGGGTTCCCAGAAGGTTTGACGGGTGGTGAACTGATGGACAGAATGAGAGAGCAATCCACGAAGTTTGGTACTGAAATCATCACTGAGACCATTTCTAAAGTCGACCTATCTTCCAAGCCATTCAAATTATGGACCGAATTTAATGAAGACGCAGACCCTGTGACCACGGACGCCATAATCTTGGCCACAGGTGCTTCTGCCAAGAGAATGCATCTGCCTGGCGAGGAAACCTACTGGCAAAAGGGTATATCTGCCTGCGCCGTGTGTGATGGTGCCGTCCCTATTTTCAGGAACAAACCGTTAGCCGTTGTTGGTGGTGGTGACTCTGCGTGCGAAGAGGCTCAGTTCTTGACCAAATACGGTTCAAAGGTGTTTATGCTTGTTAGAAAGGACCACCTGCGTGCTTCCACTATTATGCAAAGACGTGCTGAACAAAACGAGAAAATCGAAATTCTTTACAACACTGTTACGCTAGAGGCTAAGGGTGATGGCAAATTATTAAACGCCTTGAGAATCAAGAAcactcaaaaaaatgacgaaAGCGACTTGCCAGTCAATGGATTATTCTACGCAATTGGCCACTCTCCAGCTACCAAGATTGTTGCTAACCAAGTAGATGTTGATGAAGCCGGCTACATTAAGACTGTCCCGGGCTCTTCCCTAACTTCTGTTCCGGGGTTCTTCGCTGCTGGTGATGTTCAGGACTCTAAATACAGACAAGCCATCACTTCTGCTGGCTCCGGTTGTATGGCCGCTTTGGATGCTGAAAGGTACTTGACCTCCCTAGAATAA